Sequence from the Burkholderia cepacia genome:
GGTGATCGAGCGTCGACATGCGGCGCGCGAACAGGTAAGGCGGCTCGTAGGTGAGGTTCGCGGTCACGCCGAAGCCGAGATGCTTCGTGACCTGCGCCATCGCGGGCACCAGCAGCAGCGGATCGTTGACGGGCACCTGCACCGATTCGCGCAGCGCGGCATCGGGGCCGCCGCCGAACACGTCGTACACGCCGACGATGTCCGCGAGGAAGATCCCGTCGAACTTGCCGCGTTCGAGCGTCTTCGCGAGGTCGGCCCAGTAGTCGAGATCGGTGTAGTGCGCGGAGCGGTCGCGCGGATGCGTCCACAGCCCGTGGTTGATGTGCCCGACGCAGTTCATGTTGAACGCGTTGAGCAGGATCTTCTTGCGGTTCGCCGTCGTCATGTATACGCGCCTCCGTCACCACGCGATCGCGTACAGCGAGCCGAACGCGTTGTCGAGCGCACGGCGCACGGCCGGCGACTGCTGGTAGATCGCGATGAACTTGCGGATGCGCGGATCGTTCACGCTGTCCGGCCGCACGACCCACTGGATCGCGAAGATCTTGTTCTCGGTGCCGTCGAACAGCAGCGCGCTGTTCGGGTCGGTCGTGCCGGCGAGCTTGATGAAGCTCGGGTAGCCCTGCGCGAGATCGACGTCGTCGAGCGAACGCGCGAGCTGCGACGCCTCGAGCGGGATGATCTTCAGGTGCTTCGGGTTCGACACGATGTCGTGCGTCGTCGCGCGGTAGTCGGCGCCCGGCTTCAGCGTGATGAGCCCCGCGCGCTGCAGCAGCAGCAACCCGCGCCCGCCGTTCACCGGATCGTTCGCGATCGCGACCTTCGCGCCGTCCTTCAGCTCGCTGAAGCTTTTGACCTTCTTCGAATAGAGGCCGATCTTCATGATCGTGCCGGGCGCGATCGACACGAAGTTGTAGCCGCCCTGCTTGTTCGCGTTCTCGAGGAACGGGATGTGCTGGAAGTAGTTGACGTCGATGTCCTTGTTCGCGAGCGCCGCGTTCGGCGTATTCCAGTCGGTGAATTCGACGATCTTCACGTCGAGCCCCTGCGCCTTCGCCTCCCTGGCGGCGACCTTCAGCGCCTCGATCTGCGGGCTCGTCGAAATGCCGACCTTCAGCGGCGCGGGTTCGGCCTGCGCGCCGGCCAGCAGGGCCGCGCCGAGCAGCGCGGCGGCCAGCAGGCGGACGAAGCGCGCGAACGACCGGAAAGAAAAGCGGGCGGAAAAAACGGCATGCAGCATGGGAACCACTCTCCTGTCCAAAGACGGTATCGACGGATGAGCGAAGCCGCGGCGAACGCGCGGGCGTTCTCCGGACAAGGGTCAAGCGCGTCGGAAAAGGATCAGCCGATGATAGAGAGCGGAGCGGGGACGGTCTACGAAGCGATTGTGCGAAGAAAATCGCACCAGGAGATATGGGCGGCGCGCGTCAAGGTAGCTGCCGCCTCATTCATGCTGTCAGGGGAGTAGCGACCGGACCTTGTCCCACCGGATATCGACGGGCACCGGAAGCTTACGTGTCACGAAGCGCTTCAATAGCATCTGCAAACCGTTGCGCGGGTGCACCAGGTAAGCGCGAATGTCGGTGGTCACTTCGTCCAGGGTCCAGCCATCCATTTCATAAGGCATCGCCAAAGCAGAAATGTTATGCCGATAGACTGGCGCGACCTCTTCCCTGAGTATGTGTTCAAGCTCGTCAAGCGAATATCCGGAGGTCTGCAGAATGCCCGCGACCCACTTATAGTCGTGGTCCTGCAATTCGCGGCCGACGAAGAGTTCGGCTAGCGCTTGCCACACGGGGGCGCGGCGCTTCGTGTCAAATGGTTCCATCACGGTGTTATCGGCCGGGTTCGTGGGTATAGCGTACCAAAGGCAGCGTCCGCACCATAAGCTGCCAGCATGCCTCCCACGAACCCGACAACGGCGACACATACCGGTGCGGTAGCAGCGCATAGGCCACCAGCCACCGCAGCCGCGCCAGTTGCCCAGCCACCGACAATTCCGGCGCCGGCCAAGGTTCCTTGTCGAGCAACTTCGCGCGGCTTGTTGTCCGATTCCGCGACTTCATAAGCGGCGATCGCCAGCGATACGAGCAGCGCACGCCGACCGGCACTCCCCATTTTCTCAGCCAGTTTCATGATGTTTTGGTCTGGCCTGCCCGAGGCGCGAATGATGTCCGCATAGACGCTGGCTTGTTGCTGTTCAGATAACGCACCGAAAGGGATGCTGTACCGAACCTGCGCATATTTCTCGGCGAGAAATGAAAGGGAGCGCCCCTTTCCTTTGATACGGGTCGCATAGGCGCGAATCACAGGACTGCTGCGAAGGCGCGATAACTCCATGATCTGGTTCCGCATCGCGCGAGCCTGTTCTGCCGCATCCCGCATCGAAAGTCGACCAGAGTAGGCCGCTAGCCGGAACTCGTTGGCGGCGGCGGCAATGTCTTTTGCATACCGCGTGCGAGCGCGTGCATCGCTGATACATGTTGCCGAGAACTGGGCTGCCGTTGCTTGTAGCTCAGCTAGTGCGATTTCGAGAGATTTGCTGTCGCCAGAATCGATGACTCCGGGTGGATTTGACATTGGCATGGCCCCCTTTCCTTTCAAATTAATAACACAAGGTTATCTGATCTGATATGAGATGCCTCTCAAAAAAACAAGCACGATGAACTGCCGCGCCCCAAGGTAGTTGTCGCCTCATTCATGCCGGGGGCTACGTATCCGTGGCAAGCGACGCCATAGCGGCGACCGACATCAGGCTGAAATCTCGGCCCGGCCGACTGGCGGAATTCCGAAACATCGGAACGACCACCCTGCACCCCTTTCCGCAGACAAAACAATTCCTTTAAAAATCAATGATCTGCAGACGCGCCGGCAGTCCCGTTTCTGGCACGGACGTTGCGTAATAGTCCGCACACATGCCGCGAAGCAGCGCCGGCATTCCAAATCCAAGGAGACACGTCTTGCAGACCTCTACGTCCACCCCGATCCACGCGGAGCCGAGCGCCGCGCCCCGTTCCGACACGCGCACCCGTTTCTGGCCGCAAGGCTGGTGGAAGCTGATGGAAATCCGCATCGGCATCATTCCGCTGCCCGTCTACTTCATCCTGCTCGCGCTGATCGTCGGCTTCTCCGTCACCGGCAAGGTGCCCGGCGAGATCTCGATGGCGATCGCGGTGCTCGCGTTCTTCGGCTTCACCTGCGCGGAACTGGGCAAGCGCCTGCCGCTGCTGCGCAACATCGGCGCGGCCGCGATCTTCGCGACCTTCGTGCCGTCGGCGCTCACGTACTACCACGTGCTGCCGAAGCCGGTGCTGAACCTGACGGTCGAGTTCACGAAGTCGACCAACTTCCTGTACCTGTTCATCGCGTCGATCATCGTCGGCAGCATCCTGAGCATGGACCGGCGCGTGCTGATCCAGGGCTTCGTGAAGATCTTCATCCCGCTCGCGGCCGGCTCGGTCGCGGCCGCGATCGTCGGCACGGCGGTCGGCACCGCGCTCGGCCTCGGCGCACGCCACACGCTGCTGTACATCGTCGTGCCGATCATGGCGGGCGGCGTCGGCGAAGGCGCGATTCCGCTGTCGATCGGCTATTCGGAACTGATGCACCTGCCGCAGGGCGAGATGTTCGCGATGGTGCTGCCGCCGGTGATGCTCGGCAGCCTGACCGCGATCATCCTGTCGGGCGCGCTCGACATGCTCGGCAAGCGCTTCCCGCACCTGACGGGCAACGGCCGCCTGCAGGTCGGCGAATCGGGCGACATGACGCCCGAGAACGAGGAAATCCGCGGCCACGTCGACGTGTCGCACATCGCGGGCGCCGGCATCACGGCGATCACGCTGTACCTGGTCGGCCTGATGGCGCACAAGCTGTTCGGCCTGCCCGCGCCGGTCGCGATGCTGTTCCTCGCGGTGCTCGTGAAGCTCGCGCGCGCGGTGTCGCCGCCGCTGCAGGAAGGCGCGTTCGTCGTCTACAAGTTCTTCTCGACCGCCGTCACGTATCCGCTGCTGTTCGCGATCGGCGTCGCGATGACGCCGTGGGACAAGCTGACCGCCGCGTTCACGATCGTCAATGTCGTCACGATCGTGTCGACCGTCGCGACGCTGATGGGCACCGGTTTCGTGGTCGGCCGCCTGATGAAGATGTACCCTATCGACACCGCAATCGTGAACGCGTGCCACAGCGGGCAAGGCGGCACCGGCGACGTCGCGATCCTGACTGCCGCGAACCGGATGCAGCTGATGCCGTTCGCGCAGATCGCGACGCGCATCGGCGGCGCGATCGTCGTCACGGTCACGCTGATCCTGATCGCACACTTCGGATGACGCGCCGCCGCGCGTCCGCTCGCGACGGCCACGTGATGCGCAGCGCCGCCGCCGGTTCGCCCGGCGCGCGGCGCGCGTGCATCCGGTAG
This genomic interval carries:
- a CDS encoding MetQ/NlpA family ABC transporter substrate-binding protein, yielding MLHAVFSARFSFRSFARFVRLLAAALLGAALLAGAQAEPAPLKVGISTSPQIEALKVAAREAKAQGLDVKIVEFTDWNTPNAALANKDIDVNYFQHIPFLENANKQGGYNFVSIAPGTIMKIGLYSKKVKSFSELKDGAKVAIANDPVNGGRGLLLLQRAGLITLKPGADYRATTHDIVSNPKHLKIIPLEASQLARSLDDVDLAQGYPSFIKLAGTTDPNSALLFDGTENKIFAIQWVVRPDSVNDPRIRKFIAIYQQSPAVRRALDNAFGSLYAIAW
- a CDS encoding DUF7079 family protein; its protein translation is MEPFDTKRRAPVWQALAELFVGRELQDHDYKWVAGILQTSGYSLDELEHILREEVAPVYRHNISALAMPYEMDGWTLDEVTTDIRAYLVHPRNGLQMLLKRFVTRKLPVPVDIRWDKVRSLLP
- a CDS encoding 2-hydroxycarboxylate transporter family protein, which codes for MQTSTSTPIHAEPSAAPRSDTRTRFWPQGWWKLMEIRIGIIPLPVYFILLALIVGFSVTGKVPGEISMAIAVLAFFGFTCAELGKRLPLLRNIGAAAIFATFVPSALTYYHVLPKPVLNLTVEFTKSTNFLYLFIASIIVGSILSMDRRVLIQGFVKIFIPLAAGSVAAAIVGTAVGTALGLGARHTLLYIVVPIMAGGVGEGAIPLSIGYSELMHLPQGEMFAMVLPPVMLGSLTAIILSGALDMLGKRFPHLTGNGRLQVGESGDMTPENEEIRGHVDVSHIAGAGITAITLYLVGLMAHKLFGLPAPVAMLFLAVLVKLARAVSPPLQEGAFVVYKFFSTAVTYPLLFAIGVAMTPWDKLTAAFTIVNVVTIVSTVATLMGTGFVVGRLMKMYPIDTAIVNACHSGQGGTGDVAILTAANRMQLMPFAQIATRIGGAIVVTVTLILIAHFG